The Agromyces hippuratus genome has a window encoding:
- a CDS encoding DUF2306 domain-containing protein, translating into MPRAVAIPMWSVVVLLIAIVLVFAGIRFGTDGPLIVTGTPAEGDSFELRYVENPWLAYLHIVPGVLYLVGAPLQLWRRFRERHFTFHRRFGRVLLTLGLVSGVFALAFGVPFSYGGAWQSLAAAVFGSWFLVALLLAFRAILGRDVRMHRRWMIRAFAVGLGVGMIRVWVGIFAGFQILSLEESFAPAFWIGLTMHVVAGELWLWWRPNEDGLPRTARAPVAA; encoded by the coding sequence ATGCCGCGTGCGGTGGCGATCCCGATGTGGTCGGTCGTCGTTCTGCTCATCGCGATCGTGCTCGTCTTCGCGGGCATCCGGTTCGGTACCGATGGGCCGCTGATCGTGACCGGCACCCCGGCTGAAGGCGACAGCTTCGAACTGCGCTACGTCGAGAACCCGTGGCTCGCCTACCTGCACATCGTGCCCGGTGTGCTCTACCTCGTGGGTGCGCCCCTGCAGCTCTGGCGGCGATTCAGGGAACGGCATTTCACGTTCCACCGCCGGTTCGGGCGGGTGCTCCTCACGCTCGGACTCGTGAGCGGCGTATTCGCCCTCGCGTTCGGCGTGCCCTTCTCCTACGGCGGCGCCTGGCAGTCGCTCGCGGCGGCCGTCTTCGGCAGCTGGTTCCTCGTCGCGCTCCTGCTCGCGTTCCGGGCGATCCTCGGGCGAGACGTGCGGATGCACCGGCGCTGGATGATCCGTGCGTTCGCCGTCGGGCTCGGCGTCGGCATGATCCGCGTGTGGGTCGGCATCTTCGCCGGCTTCCAGATCCTCTCCCTCGAGGAGAGCTTCGCGCCGGCGTTCTGGATCGGGCTCACGATGCATGTCGTCGCCGGCGAGCTCTGGCTCTGGTGGCGGCCGAACGAGGACGGACTGCCGCGCACCGCGCGGGCACCCGTCGCGGCGTGA
- a CDS encoding SIS domain-containing protein yields the protein MDTAAFRADLELIPETLDALADALDAGLAGLERLPVLGVSRVLVLGMGSSRYAADVVARRYRAIGATVVVELASAELLPPAAPDLAVVAVSATGGSAEVLRAVERYRGTGRLVAVTNRPESELGRLADVVVPLLAGVEASGVACRTFRATFPVLDAVLGALLGTAPAARFDAASVRDAAAATRELFATSADWLPPLASLLAAPMGTWALAPAERASSAQQSALMLREVPRRAAYASETGDWSHVDVYLTKTQDYRALVFAGSVWDAQALDWMEQRGSRFASIGRDLPGAELTIRFPGDGRDEVAALTEVLVGELVADRWLRA from the coding sequence GTGGACACCGCCGCTTTCCGAGCAGACCTCGAGCTGATCCCCGAGACGCTCGACGCACTGGCCGACGCCCTCGACGCGGGCCTTGCCGGCCTCGAACGACTTCCCGTGCTCGGCGTCTCGCGCGTGCTGGTGCTCGGCATGGGCTCGAGCCGCTACGCCGCCGACGTCGTGGCGCGCCGCTACCGCGCGATCGGCGCGACCGTCGTCGTCGAACTCGCGAGCGCCGAACTGCTGCCGCCGGCGGCGCCCGACCTCGCCGTCGTCGCGGTCTCGGCGACCGGTGGCAGCGCCGAGGTGCTGCGGGCCGTGGAACGGTACCGCGGCACCGGCCGCCTCGTGGCGGTCACGAACCGGCCGGAGTCCGAGCTCGGCCGGCTCGCCGACGTCGTCGTGCCGCTCCTCGCGGGCGTCGAGGCGTCGGGCGTGGCCTGCCGCACGTTCCGCGCGACGTTCCCGGTGCTCGACGCGGTGCTCGGGGCCCTGCTCGGCACCGCGCCGGCCGCTCGATTCGACGCGGCATCCGTGCGCGACGCCGCCGCCGCGACCCGCGAGCTGTTCGCGACCTCGGCCGACTGGCTGCCCCCGCTCGCCTCGCTGCTCGCCGCGCCGATGGGCACCTGGGCGCTCGCCCCCGCCGAACGGGCCTCGAGCGCGCAGCAGTCGGCGCTCATGCTGCGCGAGGTGCCCCGCCGTGCCGCCTACGCCTCGGAGACGGGCGACTGGTCGCACGTCGACGTGTACCTCACGAAGACCCAGGACTACCGGGCGCTCGTGTTCGCCGGCTCCGTGTGGGACGCCCAGGCGCTCGACTGGATGGAGCAGCGCGGCTCGCGCTTCGCCTCCATCGGGCGCGACCTGCCGGGGGCCGAGCTCACGATCCGATTCCCCGGCGACGGGCGCGACGAGGTCGCCGCACTCACCGAGGTGCTCGTGGGCGAACTCGTCGCCGACCGGTGGCTGCGGGCCTGA
- a CDS encoding polyamine ABC transporter substrate-binding protein yields the protein MTTTRRIVAAAAGTIALAFAVSSCSSGGGDAVETLDPNADLSEQTLTVSIWADYSPEDLAEKFEAETGVKTTIVNHTTNEDIVAKLTASADSGIDVAFVSGQYAQALGEQGLLAKLDKGLIPNEENLYPEALDLAYDPGNVYSEPYAWGTTGLCYRPDLTGYDPTSWNDLLNPKPELVGKTTMLSTDRWLAEPALKAAGNSINTTDDDELAAAKEQLLKTKSTLLAYDDTTFYSKLVSGEAAMVQAWDGWCNYGIAEDPSIEFVVPEEGSDLWVDTMTVLESSKNKEAAMAFLNYILDPEVQTWVAENILYKVPNKAAMDALDPALIESYPTLGITVDELMEQEAIVDLGEDSLKYVDLNAEVLATN from the coding sequence ATGACCACGACGCGACGTATCGTGGCGGCCGCGGCCGGCACGATCGCCCTCGCCTTCGCCGTCTCATCCTGCTCCTCCGGCGGCGGTGACGCCGTCGAGACGCTCGATCCCAACGCCGACCTCAGCGAGCAGACGCTCACCGTCTCGATCTGGGCCGACTACTCGCCCGAGGACCTCGCCGAGAAGTTCGAGGCCGAGACGGGTGTGAAGACCACGATCGTCAACCACACCACGAACGAGGACATCGTGGCCAAGCTCACCGCGAGCGCCGACTCCGGCATCGACGTCGCCTTCGTCTCCGGGCAGTACGCCCAGGCGCTCGGCGAGCAGGGCCTGCTGGCGAAGCTCGACAAGGGGCTCATCCCGAACGAGGAGAACCTCTACCCCGAGGCCCTCGACCTGGCCTACGACCCGGGCAACGTCTACTCCGAGCCCTACGCCTGGGGCACGACGGGCCTCTGCTACCGCCCCGACCTCACCGGCTACGACCCCACGTCGTGGAACGACCTGCTGAACCCGAAGCCCGAGCTCGTCGGCAAGACCACGATGCTCTCGACCGACCGCTGGCTCGCGGAGCCCGCGCTCAAGGCCGCAGGCAACTCCATCAACACGACCGACGACGACGAGCTCGCCGCCGCCAAGGAGCAGCTGCTGAAGACCAAGTCGACCCTCCTCGCCTACGACGACACGACCTTCTACTCGAAGCTCGTCTCGGGCGAGGCCGCGATGGTGCAGGCATGGGACGGCTGGTGCAACTACGGCATCGCCGAAGACCCGTCGATCGAGTTCGTCGTGCCCGAAGAGGGTTCCGACCTCTGGGTCGACACCATGACGGTGCTCGAGTCGTCGAAGAACAAGGAGGCCGCGATGGCCTTCCTGAACTACATCCTCGACCCCGAGGTGCAGACCTGGGTCGCCGAGAACATCCTCTACAAGGTGCCCAACAAGGCCGCCATGGACGCCCTCGACCCCGCGCTCATCGAGTCGTACCCGACCCTCGGCATCACCGTCGACGAGCTCATGGAGCAGGAGGCGATCGTCGACCTCGGCGAGGACTCGCTGAAGTACGTCGACCTGAACGCCGAAGTGCTCGCCACGAACTAG
- a CDS encoding ABC transporter permease, with protein MTSTNHPAAPAARTVRRGLAPVPFLAPGMIYLILFMALPVGLLAFYTFFKRGRFGGIVFEFTLDNWVKLFEPLYVGVILQSIVLAGIVTLLALLIGYPMAYAIAGLSPKWRTVALVAVVLPFWTNFLIRTYAWILLLNNAGWVNQWLQGLGITDAPISMLYTPQAIVVGLLYMYLPLMVLPLYASLQQLDPSLREAATNLGATPWRAFRTVTLPLSIPGALTGCIFVFVPAMSNFVIPELIGGGKTIMVGNLVRDQFFEARDWPFGATLALLLTILLVIVIVVQTAVSRRLTEGPRRG; from the coding sequence GTGACCTCGACGAACCACCCGGCAGCCCCCGCCGCGCGCACCGTGCGGCGGGGGCTCGCGCCCGTCCCGTTCCTCGCGCCGGGCATGATCTACCTGATCCTGTTCATGGCGCTGCCCGTGGGCCTCCTCGCCTTCTACACGTTCTTCAAGCGCGGTCGCTTCGGCGGCATCGTCTTCGAGTTCACGCTCGACAACTGGGTGAAGCTCTTCGAACCGCTCTACGTCGGCGTGATCCTGCAGTCGATCGTGCTCGCCGGCATCGTGACGCTGCTCGCACTCCTCATCGGCTACCCGATGGCGTACGCGATCGCGGGGCTCTCTCCGAAGTGGCGCACCGTCGCGCTCGTCGCCGTGGTGCTCCCGTTCTGGACGAACTTCCTGATCCGCACCTACGCGTGGATCCTGCTGCTGAACAACGCCGGCTGGGTCAACCAGTGGCTGCAGGGCCTCGGCATCACGGATGCCCCGATCAGCATGCTGTACACCCCGCAGGCGATCGTCGTCGGGCTCCTGTACATGTACCTGCCGCTCATGGTGCTGCCCCTCTACGCCTCGCTGCAGCAGCTCGACCCCTCGCTCCGCGAGGCGGCCACGAACCTCGGAGCCACGCCCTGGCGGGCGTTCCGCACGGTCACCCTGCCGCTCTCGATCCCGGGTGCGCTCACCGGATGCATCTTCGTGTTCGTGCCCGCGATGTCGAACTTCGTCATCCCCGAACTCATCGGCGGCGGCAAGACGATCATGGTCGGCAACCTCGTGCGCGACCAGTTCTTCGAGGCCAGGGACTGGCCGTTCGGCGCGACGCTGGCCCTCCTCCTCACGATCCTGCTCGTCATCGTCATCGTGGTGCAGACCGCGGTGTCCCGCCGCCTCACGGAAGGACCGCGCCGTGGTTGA
- a CDS encoding ABC transporter permease — MVDTTAPTTTAMREIEPSARPRAVRKPRGILVPLWLGYVFLYLPILIVVIMSFNASENLFVWKGFSLRWYPELFADEKIMQGLGNTLIVATGATAIATVLGTLLAYGIQHYTRGGLIRAFAIAPAILPDLLLGIGLLTLFSLASVTLGLHSVILAHGVFATAFVTAIVLARMANLDPSLEEASRDLGAGAVRTFMRVTLPQLAPGIVAGALLAFTLSIDEFVIAFFTTAPTQPTLPIVIYSMVRFGVTPEVNALATILLLVSVVTVIAAQRLTRLTGTTR; from the coding sequence GTGGTTGACACGACTGCGCCCACGACCACGGCGATGCGGGAGATCGAGCCGTCCGCCCGGCCCCGGGCCGTGCGCAAGCCGCGAGGCATCCTGGTGCCGCTCTGGCTCGGATACGTGTTCCTGTACCTGCCGATCCTCATCGTCGTGATCATGAGCTTCAACGCGTCCGAGAACCTCTTCGTCTGGAAGGGATTCTCGCTGCGCTGGTACCCCGAGCTCTTCGCCGACGAGAAGATCATGCAGGGTCTCGGCAACACGCTCATCGTCGCGACGGGCGCGACCGCGATCGCGACCGTGCTCGGCACGTTGCTCGCCTACGGCATCCAGCACTACACGCGCGGCGGGCTCATCAGGGCGTTCGCGATCGCCCCCGCGATCCTGCCCGACCTGCTGCTCGGCATCGGCCTGCTCACGCTGTTCTCGCTCGCGAGCGTCACGCTCGGGCTGCACTCGGTGATCCTCGCGCACGGCGTCTTCGCGACGGCGTTCGTGACGGCCATCGTGCTCGCCCGCATGGCGAACCTCGATCCGAGCCTCGAAGAGGCCTCACGCGACCTCGGCGCCGGGGCGGTGCGCACCTTCATGCGGGTGACCCTGCCGCAGCTCGCGCCGGGCATCGTCGCGGGCGCGCTGCTCGCCTTCACTCTCTCGATCGACGAGTTCGTGATCGCGTTCTTCACGACCGCGCCCACGCAGCCCACCCTGCCGATCGTCATCTACTCGATGGTGCGATTCGGCGTGACCCCCGAGGTCAACGCCCTCGCCACCATCCTCCTCCTCGTGAGCGTCGTGACGGTGATCGCGGCGCAACGACTGACCCGACTGACAGGAACCACACGATGA
- a CDS encoding ABC transporter ATP-binding protein has protein sequence MSSAPLLRVDGVRAVYGDTVALHGISLDIAHNEFFALLGPSGCGKTTLLRSIAGFETPAEGRIEVDGEDLLRLPAHKRPVNMMFQSYALFPHMSVEKNVAYGLEADGVGAAEVRSRVADVMDVVGLGPLAKRRPTQLSGGQRQRVALARAIVKRPKLLLLDEPLSALDRQVRASMQLELKRLQHEVGLTFVVVTHDQEEAMSMADRIAVLRDGRLEQLASPQELYAHPASRFVASFIGTANLLDGTATADGVEVAGFGPVVASHALAVGAPATAVVRPEDVELTADAATGLSGTVVDTYFLGGATTISVDVPGHADPLLATVHGATRLERGARVGVRFGRATAVALEVGAGAEASDAAQAPPAAPEAPAPQDVSA, from the coding sequence ATGAGCTCCGCCCCACTGCTCCGCGTCGACGGCGTTCGCGCCGTGTACGGCGACACCGTCGCACTGCACGGCATCTCGCTCGACATCGCCCACAACGAGTTCTTCGCGCTGCTCGGCCCGTCGGGCTGCGGCAAGACCACCCTGCTGCGCTCGATCGCCGGCTTCGAGACGCCGGCGGAGGGCCGCATCGAGGTCGACGGCGAAGACCTGTTGCGGCTGCCCGCCCACAAGCGGCCGGTCAACATGATGTTCCAGAGCTACGCGCTCTTCCCGCACATGAGCGTGGAGAAGAACGTCGCCTACGGTCTCGAGGCCGACGGCGTCGGCGCGGCCGAGGTGCGCTCGCGCGTCGCCGACGTCATGGACGTCGTCGGGCTCGGCCCGCTCGCCAAGCGCCGGCCCACGCAGCTCTCGGGCGGTCAGCGCCAGCGCGTCGCGCTCGCCCGCGCGATCGTGAAGCGGCCGAAGCTGCTGCTGCTCGACGAGCCGCTCTCGGCGCTCGACCGCCAGGTGCGCGCCTCGATGCAGCTCGAGCTGAAGCGCCTGCAGCACGAGGTCGGCCTCACCTTCGTCGTCGTCACGCACGACCAGGAGGAGGCCATGTCGATGGCCGACCGCATCGCGGTGCTCCGCGACGGACGCCTCGAGCAGCTCGCCTCGCCGCAGGAGCTCTACGCGCACCCCGCCTCGCGCTTCGTCGCCTCGTTCATCGGCACGGCGAACCTGCTCGACGGCACGGCCACCGCCGACGGCGTCGAGGTCGCGGGCTTCGGCCCCGTCGTCGCCTCGCACGCGCTGGCCGTCGGTGCGCCGGCGACCGCGGTCGTGCGCCCCGAAGACGTCGAGTTGACGGCGGATGCCGCGACCGGCCTGTCGGGAACGGTCGTCGACACCTACTTCCTCGGCGGGGCCACGACCATCTCGGTCGACGTGCCCGGTCACGCCGACCCGCTCCTCGCGACGGTGCACGGGGCGACCCGGCTCGAGCGCGGCGCACGGGTCGGGGTCCGTTTCGGGCGCGCGACGGCGGTCGCGCTCGAGGTCGGCGCAGGCGCCGAGGCATCCGATGCCGCGCAGGCGCCGCCCGCCGCGCCCGAGGCGCCGGCGCCTCAGGACGTGAGCGCGTGA
- a CDS encoding TetR/AcrR family transcriptional regulator, which produces MARPKRQEERRSQLVAAAQRAIAAHGPDGARLNRVAEEAGLTSGAVLYYYPDIDELMFEANRAGMERFYEERVRMLEALDDDPVLRLTALVDSGLPSGSDDTEVRLLCELGGSAGRNPLMASLLTTLYDRQVGMYQVVLEQGAARGHFALAQPSLVVARNLVALEDAYGYRIIAKHPMLDHAAARELLLAYARLATGHALTS; this is translated from the coding sequence ATGGCCAGGCCGAAGCGCCAGGAGGAACGGCGCAGCCAATTGGTGGCCGCGGCGCAGCGCGCCATCGCAGCGCACGGCCCCGACGGGGCGCGGCTCAACCGCGTCGCCGAGGAGGCCGGCCTCACCTCGGGCGCCGTGCTCTACTACTACCCCGACATCGACGAGCTCATGTTCGAGGCGAACCGCGCCGGCATGGAGCGGTTCTACGAGGAGCGCGTGCGCATGCTCGAGGCCCTCGACGACGATCCCGTGCTGCGCCTCACGGCGCTCGTCGACTCGGGCCTGCCGAGCGGCTCCGACGACACCGAAGTGCGACTGCTCTGCGAGCTCGGCGGCTCGGCCGGCCGCAACCCGCTCATGGCGTCGCTGCTCACCACGCTCTACGACCGCCAGGTCGGCATGTACCAGGTCGTGCTCGAGCAGGGTGCGGCGCGAGGCCACTTCGCGCTCGCGCAGCCCTCGCTCGTGGTCGCCCGCAACCTGGTCGCACTCGAAGACGCCTACGGCTACCGCATCATCGCCAAGCACCCGATGCTCGACCACGCGGCAGCGCGCGAGCTGCTGCTCGCGTACGCGCGACTCGCGACGGGTCACGCGCTCACGTCCTGA
- a CDS encoding glycosyltransferase: MTEERRTFLFMPESAYGPTNNCIGIGDELLRRGHRVVFAAERSWEGKLTALGFEEDLVDLAPAPEEVVEQDAGQFWKDYIKEISPEFQKTTSEQLETVVLPIWEALVDGAKYCEPQLKAIIERVQPDVIIEDNVLSFPALETAGRPFVRIVSCNPLEVPGDGIAPAFSGLADDDRAGWAEFRAEYDRTHRALWQSYDAWVQEQGAAPLPDLEFIGHGDANVYVYPEALDYDAERPLPAGWHRVDSSVRETETEVPELPASFTDGSRPLVYFSLGSLGSADVDLMRRVIAALADQPVNVIVSKGPLHDEFELADNMWGAEFLPQTKLLPLADLVITHGGNNTTTEALHFGKPMIVLPLFWDQYDNAQRVHEKGFGLRIDPYRFTPEELASAVQNLLGDAELRERTAAVGAGIRSRSGLASAADVIERVAVSEHV, from the coding sequence ATGACTGAAGAGCGCCGCACGTTCCTGTTCATGCCCGAGAGCGCCTACGGGCCCACGAACAACTGCATCGGCATCGGCGACGAACTGCTCCGCCGCGGCCACCGGGTCGTGTTCGCCGCCGAGCGCTCGTGGGAGGGCAAGCTCACCGCCCTCGGCTTCGAGGAGGACCTCGTCGACCTCGCCCCCGCACCCGAAGAGGTCGTGGAGCAGGACGCCGGGCAGTTCTGGAAGGACTACATCAAGGAGATCTCGCCCGAGTTCCAGAAGACCACCTCCGAGCAGCTCGAGACCGTGGTGCTGCCGATCTGGGAGGCGCTCGTCGACGGGGCGAAGTACTGCGAACCGCAACTGAAGGCGATCATCGAGCGGGTGCAGCCCGATGTCATCATCGAAGACAACGTGCTGAGCTTCCCGGCCCTCGAGACCGCCGGCCGCCCGTTCGTGCGCATCGTCTCGTGCAACCCGCTCGAGGTGCCGGGCGACGGCATCGCGCCCGCCTTCTCGGGTCTGGCCGACGACGACCGCGCCGGCTGGGCCGAGTTCCGCGCCGAGTACGACCGCACGCACCGCGCGCTCTGGCAGTCCTACGACGCCTGGGTGCAGGAGCAGGGTGCCGCGCCGCTGCCCGATCTCGAGTTCATCGGCCATGGCGACGCCAACGTGTACGTCTACCCCGAAGCGCTCGACTACGACGCCGAGCGTCCGCTGCCCGCGGGCTGGCACCGTGTCGACTCCTCGGTGCGCGAGACCGAGACCGAGGTGCCAGAGCTCCCCGCCTCGTTCACCGACGGCTCCCGGCCGCTCGTGTACTTCAGCCTCGGCTCGCTCGGCTCGGCCGACGTCGACCTCATGCGCCGCGTCATCGCCGCGCTCGCCGACCAGCCCGTCAACGTCATCGTCTCGAAGGGCCCGCTGCACGACGAGTTCGAGCTCGCCGACAACATGTGGGGCGCCGAGTTCCTGCCGCAGACGAAGCTCCTGCCGCTCGCCGACCTCGTGATCACGCACGGCGGCAACAACACGACCACCGAGGCGCTGCACTTCGGCAAGCCCATGATCGTGCTGCCCCTCTTCTGGGACCAGTACGACAACGCGCAGCGCGTGCACGAGAAGGGCTTCGGCCTGCGCATCGACCCGTACCGCTTCACGCCCGAAGAGCTCGCGAGCGCCGTGCAGAACCTGCTCGGCGATGCGGAGCTCCGCGAACGCACGGCCGCCGTCGGCGCGGGCATCCGCTCGCGCAGCGGACTCGCGAGCGCCGCCGACGTGATCGAGCGCGTCGCAGTCTCCGAGCACGTGTGA
- a CDS encoding NAD(P)/FAD-dependent oxidoreductase has translation MNASHQVTDAAAAALAGAAPKPYWMDRADAPALGAPLSERVEADLVVIGAGFTGLWTAWRALERDPGASVVVLEADRVAHGATGRNGGFVASSLTHGLTHGTAIWPDQVGALAEEGDRNLAELVATIEAAGIDCDLRRSGKTTLAVEEWQLAGLREAQELGARHGVELELQSRDEVQADVHSASYLGGLRDRTGTVLIDPARLAWGMAAELRRRGVRIFEASAATGIETNGAGVRVRTALGHVDARHAVIATAAYPAPLKRLGSYIMPLYDHVLMTEPLTAAQQASIGWGEGQGLTDAGNQFHYYRPTADGRILFGGWDAVYYRGGKVDASLEQRDSSHELLARHFFETFPQLGGLRFTHRWAGPIDSTTRFTAAYGTARAGRVAYAVGHTGLGVGASRFSADVALDLLSGEATSRLRYDIVRRRPFPIPPEPFRNPIIQFTRHSILAADAHEGRRNLWLRTLDRFGLGFNS, from the coding sequence GTGAACGCGTCGCATCAGGTGACGGATGCCGCGGCAGCCGCCCTCGCGGGCGCCGCACCGAAGCCGTACTGGATGGATCGGGCCGACGCGCCCGCCCTCGGCGCGCCGCTCAGCGAACGGGTGGAGGCCGACCTCGTCGTCATCGGCGCCGGCTTCACCGGACTGTGGACGGCCTGGCGGGCGCTCGAGCGCGACCCCGGGGCATCCGTCGTCGTGCTCGAGGCCGACCGCGTCGCGCACGGTGCAACCGGGCGCAACGGGGGCTTCGTCGCGAGCTCGCTGACCCACGGCCTCACGCACGGCACCGCGATCTGGCCCGACCAGGTGGGCGCGCTCGCCGAGGAGGGCGATCGCAACCTCGCCGAGCTCGTCGCCACGATCGAGGCCGCGGGCATCGACTGCGACCTGCGCCGCTCGGGCAAGACCACGCTCGCCGTCGAGGAGTGGCAGCTCGCCGGACTCCGCGAGGCGCAGGAGCTCGGCGCGCGGCACGGGGTCGAGCTCGAATTGCAGTCGCGCGACGAAGTGCAGGCCGACGTGCACTCGGCGAGCTACCTCGGCGGTCTCCGCGACCGCACGGGCACCGTGCTCATCGACCCGGCACGGCTCGCGTGGGGGATGGCGGCCGAGCTCCGGCGTCGCGGGGTGCGCATCTTCGAGGCATCCGCTGCCACCGGAATCGAGACGAACGGTGCCGGAGTGCGCGTGCGCACCGCGCTCGGCCACGTCGACGCCCGCCACGCGGTGATCGCGACGGCCGCCTACCCGGCGCCGCTCAAGCGACTCGGCTCGTACATCATGCCGCTCTACGATCACGTGCTCATGACCGAGCCGCTCACGGCCGCCCAGCAGGCCTCGATCGGCTGGGGCGAGGGGCAGGGGCTCACCGACGCGGGCAACCAGTTCCACTACTACCGGCCGACCGCCGACGGGCGCATCCTCTTCGGCGGGTGGGACGCCGTGTACTACCGCGGCGGCAAGGTCGACGCGAGCCTCGAGCAGCGCGACAGCTCGCACGAGCTGCTCGCCCGGCACTTCTTCGAGACGTTCCCGCAGCTCGGCGGGCTGAGGTTCACGCACCGATGGGCGGGTCCGATCGACTCGACCACCCGGTTCACCGCAGCCTACGGCACCGCGCGCGCCGGCCGGGTCGCCTACGCGGTCGGGCACACCGGCCTCGGCGTCGGCGCGTCGCGGTTCTCGGCGGATGTCGCGCTCGACCTGCTCTCGGGCGAGGCGACGTCGCGGCTGCGCTACGACATCGTGCGGCGCCGGCCGTTCCCGATCCCGCCCGAGCCGTTCCGCAATCCCATCATCCAGTTCACCCGGCACTCGATCCTCGCCGCCGACGCGCACGAGGGGCGGCGCAACCTCTGGCTCCGCACCCTCGACCGCTTCGGCCTCGGCTTCAACTCCTGA
- a CDS encoding aminobutyraldehyde dehydrogenase, protein MTTGTFIGEYRPGSGGDTVITNPATEQEVAAFTASGVADVDEAAAAARAAQPEWAAKTPGERSLALLRLADALEADAEHLAKLEVEDSGKPWTTAFDGELPFGIDNLRFFAGAARSLDGTGAGTLSNGYTSIMTRRPVGVVAGITPWNFPLIMAIWKAGPALAAGNAVIVKPAPATPRTTLRFAELALQAGLPAGLFNVVTGDAEVGQALVTHREVDMVSVTGSTQTGKAVMRGAVEGVKRVHLELGGKAPVIVFKDADLGAMAHAVALGATYNTGQDCTAATRVYLERSVYDDGVAALRAAISGIVAGDPMDADTHIGPLISKGHLERVSGFVSRAVAEGAEALAGGHAIDRIGSYFAPTLLVGAAQSSEIVQGEVFGPVLVVLPFDGEAEGIALANDSAYGLASSVWTSDVSRALRVSQSLDVGVTWVNDHLPIASEAPHGGVKGSGFGKDMSIEPMLDYSVTRHLMIRHAPPPETTGFRPA, encoded by the coding sequence ATGACCACCGGAACCTTCATCGGCGAGTACCGCCCCGGATCGGGCGGCGACACCGTCATCACGAACCCCGCGACCGAGCAGGAGGTCGCGGCGTTCACCGCCTCGGGCGTCGCCGACGTCGACGAGGCCGCGGCCGCCGCCCGCGCCGCCCAGCCCGAGTGGGCCGCGAAGACCCCGGGGGAGCGCTCGCTCGCCCTGCTCCGCCTCGCCGATGCGCTCGAGGCCGACGCCGAGCACCTCGCGAAGCTCGAGGTCGAGGACTCCGGCAAGCCGTGGACGACCGCCTTCGACGGCGAGCTGCCGTTCGGCATCGACAACCTGCGCTTCTTCGCGGGCGCCGCCCGCTCGCTCGACGGTACGGGCGCCGGAACGCTCTCGAACGGGTACACCTCGATCATGACGCGCCGCCCGGTGGGCGTGGTCGCGGGCATCACCCCCTGGAACTTCCCGCTCATCATGGCGATCTGGAAGGCGGGCCCCGCGCTCGCCGCAGGCAACGCCGTGATCGTGAAGCCCGCGCCGGCGACGCCGCGCACCACGCTGCGCTTCGCTGAACTCGCCCTGCAGGCCGGCCTTCCCGCCGGTCTCTTCAACGTCGTCACCGGCGACGCCGAGGTCGGCCAGGCCCTCGTCACCCACCGCGAGGTCGACATGGTGAGCGTCACCGGCTCGACCCAGACCGGCAAGGCCGTCATGCGCGGCGCCGTCGAGGGCGTCAAGCGCGTGCACCTCGAGCTCGGCGGCAAGGCGCCCGTGATCGTCTTCAAGGACGCCGACCTCGGCGCCATGGCGCACGCCGTCGCCCTCGGCGCGACGTACAACACCGGCCAGGACTGCACCGCGGCGACCCGCGTCTACCTCGAGCGCTCGGTGTACGACGACGGCGTCGCCGCCCTGCGCGCCGCCATCTCGGGCATCGTCGCCGGCGACCCGATGGACGCCGACACCCACATCGGCCCGCTCATCTCGAAGGGCCACCTCGAGCGCGTCTCGGGCTTCGTCTCCCGTGCCGTCGCCGAGGGCGCCGAGGCACTCGCCGGCGGCCACGCGATCGACCGCATCGGCTCGTACTTCGCACCGACCCTGCTCGTCGGCGCCGCGCAGTCGTCGGAGATCGTGCAGGGCGAGGTGTTCGGGCCCGTGCTCGTCGTGCTCCCCTTCGACGGCGAGGCCGAGGGCATCGCACTCGCGAACGACAGCGCCTACGGGCTCGCGTCGTCGGTGTGGACCTCGGATGTCTCGCGCGCCCTGCGCGTCAGCCAGTCGCTCGACGTCGGCGTCACGTGGGTCAACGACCACCTGCCGATCGCGTCGGAGGCGCCGCACGGCGGCGTGAAGGGATCGGGCTTCGGCAAGGACATGTCGATCGAGCCGATGCTCGACTACTCGGTCACGCGCCACCTCATGATCCGGCACGCGCCGCCGCCCGAGACCACTGGCTTCCGCCCGGCCTGA